From a single Maylandia zebra isolate NMK-2024a linkage group LG3, Mzebra_GT3a, whole genome shotgun sequence genomic region:
- the LOC101471471 gene encoding serine/threonine-protein kinase DCLK2 isoform X2, producing MSLSKTLELEHFDERDKVRRGRSTRAKRDDSTSSAGGGGSGPSSRGSSLVPSPAHSANCSYYRTRTLQALTSEKRAKKVRFYRNGDRYFKGLVYAVSSDRFRSYDALLMELTRSLADNLHLPQGVRVIYTIDGSKKITSMDELVEGECYICASNEPYRKVDYTKISVPSWKPGASTGPGTARSSGASTASTGVSTTVPKDRPESREGRESKDFIKPKLVTVIRSGVKPRKAVRILLNKKTAHSFEQVLADITEAIKLDSGAVKKLYTLDGKQLTCLQDFFGDDDVFMACGPEKFRYAQDDFVLTHSSKTPAFVNECRTKVSRSSAPQKTTKTPSSSGFSSSRTLPKGPPRTKSPGPANETSGKSSRSSPSPTSPGTRRSLKISPRRASSTDVNGEAEQPDDTAEGEVNGNRTVSSSTINEKYKVGKVIGDGNFAVVKECVERSTGQEYALKIIDKARCCGKEHLIENEVAVLRRVRHPSIIQLIEVDETPTQLFLVMELVKGGDLFDAITSSTKYSERDASAMVFNLAGAIKYLHRMNIVHRDIKPENLLVCEYPDGTKSLKLGDFGLATVVEGPLYTVCGTPTYVAPEIIAETGYGLKVDIWAAGVITYILLCGFPPFRSENNIQEELFDQILRGKLEFPSPDWDTISLPAKMLISQMLQVNVDARFTAEEVLSHPWVTDEAPIESNTVSSAEEQNSGDTLETEEPEEPEESPILETKQVPSPLV from the exons atgtctctgagtaagACCCTCGAGTTGGAGCATTTTGACGAACGTGACAAGGTTCGGCGAGGACGCTCCACCCGGGCCAAGAGAGATGATTCCACCAGCAGTGCTGGTGGTGGAGGGTCTGGCCCGAGCTCCAGGGGCAGCAGCCTGGTCCCTAGTCCTGCTCACAGCGCCAACTGCAGCTACTACCGGACCCGCACCCTGCAGGCGCTCACCTCGGAGAAACGAGCCAAAAAAGTCCGGTTTTATCGCAACGGAGACCGGTACTTTAAGGGCCTGGTGTACGCTGTTTCTAGTGACCGGTTCAGATCGTACGACGCTCTGCTAATGGAGCTCACACGCTCGTTGGCGGATAACCTGCATCTGCCTCAAGGAGTGCGGGTGATCTACACTATAGATGGCAGCAAGAAGATCACCAGTATGGATGAGCTGGTGGAAG GCGAGTGCTACATTTGTGCCTCCAACGAGCCTTACCGGAAGGTCGACTACACCAAGATCTCCGTCCCAAGCTGGAAGCCCGGTGCCAGCACTGGGCCTGGAACAGCAAGGTCAAGTGGAGCCTCCACGGCATCCACAGGAGTGTCGACGACCGTCCCCAAAGATCGCCCCGAAAGTCGAGAGGGCAGAGAGAGCAAAGACTTCATCAAACCCAAGTTGGTGACGGTGATCCGCAGCGGCGTGAAGCCTCGAAAGGCAGTGAGGATTCTCCTGAACAAGAAGACGGCGCACTCCTTCGAACAGGTGCTGGCGGACATCACCGAGGCCATCAAGCTGGACTCTGGAGCAGTAAAGAAGCTCTACACGCTGGACGGGAAACAG CTGACCTGTTTGCAGGATTTTTTCGGGGATGACGATGTGTTTATGGCCTGCGGTCCAGAGAAGTTTCGCTACGCTCAGGACGACTTTGTGCTCACACACAGCAGCAAAACACCGGCCTTTGTGAATG AGTGCAGGACCAAGGTCTCTCGCTCATCTGCCCCTCAGAAAACAACCAAGACCCCCAGCAGCTCCGGCTTCTCCTCCTCTAGGACTCTACCCAAAGGTCCGCCCAGGACAAAGTCACCTGGTCCAG CTAATGAGACCTCTGGAAAATCATCCAGGTCCAGCCCATCCCCCACCAGCCCCGGGACTCGACGCAGCCTCAAG ATCTCACCTCGTCGTGCTTCCTCCACTGATGTAAACGGAGAGGCTGAACAGCCAGATGACACTGCTGAAGGTGAAG TGAACGGCAATCGAACAGTTTCTTCCTCAACCATCAACGAGAAGTACAAGGTTGGAAAGGTGATCGGAGACGGAAACTTTGCTGTGGTGAAGGAGTGCGTGGAGAG gtcAACAGGACAGGAGTATGCTCTGAAGATCATAGACAAAGCTCGTTGCTGTGGGAAG GAGCACCTGATAGAAAATGAAGTGGCGGTCCTGAGGAGGGTTCGACATCCGAGCATCATCCAGTTAATCGAGGTGGACGAAACGCCCACTCAGCTGTTCCTGGTCATGGAGCTCGTCAAG GGTGGAGATCTGTTCGACGCCATCACTTCCTCTACAAAGTACAGCGAGCGAGACGCCAGCGCCATGGTGTTCAACCTGGCCGGAGCCATCAAGTACCTGCACCGAATGAACATCGTACACCGAGACATCAAACCAGAGAACCTGCTG GTTTGTGAATATCCAGATGGCACTAAGTCATTGAAGCTGGGGGATTTTGGTTTGGCGACAGTGGTGGAAGGACCACTGTACACTGTTTGTGGCACGCCGACATACGTCGCCCCGGAGATCATCGCTGAGACCGG ttATGGTCTAAAGGTGGACATCTGGGCGGCAGGCGTGATCACCTACATCCTGCTGTGTGGATTTCCTCCTTTCAGAAG TGAGAATAATATTCAGGAGGAGCTGTTTGATCAGATCCTCAGAGGGAAGCTGGAGTTTCCGTCTCCAGACTGGGACACCATCAGTCTTCCAGCAAAG ATGCTGATAAGTCAGATGCTGCAAGTGAATGTGGATGCCCGTTTCACTGCCGAGGAGGTCCTGTCGCACCCCTGGGTGACG GATGAGGCTCCTATAGAATCCAACACTGTGAGCAGCGCTGAAGAGCAGAACAGTGGAGACACATTGGAAACAGAGGAACCAGAGGAACCAGAAGAATCCCCAATACTTGAAACCAAGCAAGTTCCCTCACCTCTGGTCTAA
- the LOC101471471 gene encoding serine/threonine-protein kinase DCLK2 isoform X1, giving the protein MSLSKTLELEHFDERDKVRRGRSTRAKRDDSTSSAGGGGSGPSSRGSSLVPSPAHSANCSYYRTRTLQALTSEKRAKKVRFYRNGDRYFKGLVYAVSSDRFRSYDALLMELTRSLADNLHLPQGVRVIYTIDGSKKITSMDELVEGECYICASNEPYRKVDYTKISVPSWKPGASTGPGTARSSGASTASTGVSTTVPKDRPESREGRESKDFIKPKLVTVIRSGVKPRKAVRILLNKKTAHSFEQVLADITEAIKLDSGAVKKLYTLDGKQLTCLQDFFGDDDVFMACGPEKFRYAQDDFVLTHSSKTPAFVNECRTKVSRSSAPQKTTKTPSSSGFSSSRTLPKGPPRTKSPGPANETSGKSSRSSPSPTSPGTRRSLKISPRRASSTDVNGEAEQPDDTAEGEGEVNGNRTVSSSTINEKYKVGKVIGDGNFAVVKECVERSTGQEYALKIIDKARCCGKEHLIENEVAVLRRVRHPSIIQLIEVDETPTQLFLVMELVKGGDLFDAITSSTKYSERDASAMVFNLAGAIKYLHRMNIVHRDIKPENLLVCEYPDGTKSLKLGDFGLATVVEGPLYTVCGTPTYVAPEIIAETGYGLKVDIWAAGVITYILLCGFPPFRSENNIQEELFDQILRGKLEFPSPDWDTISLPAKMLISQMLQVNVDARFTAEEVLSHPWVTDEAPIESNTVSSAEEQNSGDTLETEEPEEPEESPILETKQVPSPLV; this is encoded by the exons atgtctctgagtaagACCCTCGAGTTGGAGCATTTTGACGAACGTGACAAGGTTCGGCGAGGACGCTCCACCCGGGCCAAGAGAGATGATTCCACCAGCAGTGCTGGTGGTGGAGGGTCTGGCCCGAGCTCCAGGGGCAGCAGCCTGGTCCCTAGTCCTGCTCACAGCGCCAACTGCAGCTACTACCGGACCCGCACCCTGCAGGCGCTCACCTCGGAGAAACGAGCCAAAAAAGTCCGGTTTTATCGCAACGGAGACCGGTACTTTAAGGGCCTGGTGTACGCTGTTTCTAGTGACCGGTTCAGATCGTACGACGCTCTGCTAATGGAGCTCACACGCTCGTTGGCGGATAACCTGCATCTGCCTCAAGGAGTGCGGGTGATCTACACTATAGATGGCAGCAAGAAGATCACCAGTATGGATGAGCTGGTGGAAG GCGAGTGCTACATTTGTGCCTCCAACGAGCCTTACCGGAAGGTCGACTACACCAAGATCTCCGTCCCAAGCTGGAAGCCCGGTGCCAGCACTGGGCCTGGAACAGCAAGGTCAAGTGGAGCCTCCACGGCATCCACAGGAGTGTCGACGACCGTCCCCAAAGATCGCCCCGAAAGTCGAGAGGGCAGAGAGAGCAAAGACTTCATCAAACCCAAGTTGGTGACGGTGATCCGCAGCGGCGTGAAGCCTCGAAAGGCAGTGAGGATTCTCCTGAACAAGAAGACGGCGCACTCCTTCGAACAGGTGCTGGCGGACATCACCGAGGCCATCAAGCTGGACTCTGGAGCAGTAAAGAAGCTCTACACGCTGGACGGGAAACAG CTGACCTGTTTGCAGGATTTTTTCGGGGATGACGATGTGTTTATGGCCTGCGGTCCAGAGAAGTTTCGCTACGCTCAGGACGACTTTGTGCTCACACACAGCAGCAAAACACCGGCCTTTGTGAATG AGTGCAGGACCAAGGTCTCTCGCTCATCTGCCCCTCAGAAAACAACCAAGACCCCCAGCAGCTCCGGCTTCTCCTCCTCTAGGACTCTACCCAAAGGTCCGCCCAGGACAAAGTCACCTGGTCCAG CTAATGAGACCTCTGGAAAATCATCCAGGTCCAGCCCATCCCCCACCAGCCCCGGGACTCGACGCAGCCTCAAG ATCTCACCTCGTCGTGCTTCCTCCACTGATGTAAACGGAGAGGCTGAACAGCCAGATGACACTGCTGAAGGTGAAGGTGAAG TGAACGGCAATCGAACAGTTTCTTCCTCAACCATCAACGAGAAGTACAAGGTTGGAAAGGTGATCGGAGACGGAAACTTTGCTGTGGTGAAGGAGTGCGTGGAGAG gtcAACAGGACAGGAGTATGCTCTGAAGATCATAGACAAAGCTCGTTGCTGTGGGAAG GAGCACCTGATAGAAAATGAAGTGGCGGTCCTGAGGAGGGTTCGACATCCGAGCATCATCCAGTTAATCGAGGTGGACGAAACGCCCACTCAGCTGTTCCTGGTCATGGAGCTCGTCAAG GGTGGAGATCTGTTCGACGCCATCACTTCCTCTACAAAGTACAGCGAGCGAGACGCCAGCGCCATGGTGTTCAACCTGGCCGGAGCCATCAAGTACCTGCACCGAATGAACATCGTACACCGAGACATCAAACCAGAGAACCTGCTG GTTTGTGAATATCCAGATGGCACTAAGTCATTGAAGCTGGGGGATTTTGGTTTGGCGACAGTGGTGGAAGGACCACTGTACACTGTTTGTGGCACGCCGACATACGTCGCCCCGGAGATCATCGCTGAGACCGG ttATGGTCTAAAGGTGGACATCTGGGCGGCAGGCGTGATCACCTACATCCTGCTGTGTGGATTTCCTCCTTTCAGAAG TGAGAATAATATTCAGGAGGAGCTGTTTGATCAGATCCTCAGAGGGAAGCTGGAGTTTCCGTCTCCAGACTGGGACACCATCAGTCTTCCAGCAAAG ATGCTGATAAGTCAGATGCTGCAAGTGAATGTGGATGCCCGTTTCACTGCCGAGGAGGTCCTGTCGCACCCCTGGGTGACG GATGAGGCTCCTATAGAATCCAACACTGTGAGCAGCGCTGAAGAGCAGAACAGTGGAGACACATTGGAAACAGAGGAACCAGAGGAACCAGAAGAATCCCCAATACTTGAAACCAAGCAAGTTCCCTCACCTCTGGTCTAA